A single region of the Microtus ochrogaster isolate Prairie Vole_2 chromosome 2, MicOch1.0, whole genome shotgun sequence genome encodes:
- the Stx19 gene encoding syntaxin-19 — translation MKDRLQELKQKTKEIELSQDSRVFPEAEEQGELVQQAVIYEREPVADRHLHEIQKLQETINSFAEDVQRFGQQQKSLVASMRRFSLLKRDSTIAKEIKIQAEHINRALGDLVKEVKKSEVENGPSSVVTRILQSQYAAMFRHFQQSMFLYNETIASKQEKCKTFIVRQLEVAGKEVSEEDVNDMLQHGKWEVFNESLLTETSITKAQLSEIEQRHKELVSLENQVKDLRDLFIQISLLVEEQGESINNIQVMVASTKDYVINTKEKFGLAVKYKRRNPCRALCCCCCPCCGSK, via the coding sequence ATGAAAGACCGACTTcaagaattaaaacagaaaaccaaggaAATCGAACTCTCTCAGGATAGCCGGGTgtttccagaagcagaggaacaaGGGGAGCTTGTCCAGCAAGCTGTTATTTATGAGAGAGAGCCAGTAGCTGACAGACACCTACATGAGATCCAGAAACTGCAGGAGACTATTAACAGCTTTGCTGAGGATGTTCAAAGGTTtggacagcaacagaaaagtctgGTGGCTTCCATGAGAAGGTTTAGCCTACTTAAACGAGACTCGACCATTGCAAAGGAGATCAAAATCCAAGCAGAACACATTAACAGAGCACTGGGTGACTTagtcaaagaagtaaaaaagtcGGAGGTTGAAAACGGTCCGTCGTCAGTGGTTACAAGGATACTTCAGTCTCAGTATGCCGCCATGTTCCGCCACTTTCAGCAAAGCATGTTTCTATACAATGAAACAATAGCTTCAAAGCAAGAGAAGTGCAAGACATTCATTGTCCGCCAGCTTGAAGTAGCTGGAAAGGAAGTGTCTGAAGAAGACGTGAACGACATGCTTCAGCATGGAAAATGGGAAGTTTTCAACGAAAGCTTACTCACAGAAACCAGCATCACGAAAGCACAGCTTTCAGAGATTGAACAGAGACACAAAGAGCTTGTGAGTCTGGAGAACCAAGTGAAGGACCTCCGGGACCTTTTCATTCAGATCTCTCTTCTGGTAGAGGAACAAGGAGAAAGCATCAACAACATCCAAGTAATGGTGGCCAGCACAAAAGATTACGTTATCAATACCAAAGAGAAATTTGGACTCGCTGtcaaatacaaaagaagaaacccCTGCAGGGCCCtgtgctgttgctgctgcccATGCTGTGGCTCCAAATAA